The genomic window TCTTCATTCACGAAGATCGGCAAGGGCGGATCAAAGGTTACGGCGACGGCGATGGCATCGCTGGGTCGGGCATCGATTTCAATGATCTCGCCATCCTTTTTAAGCCGCAGCTGAGCAAAATAAGTGTGTTCGTGCAGGTCGCTGATAACCACGCTATCCAGCTCGGCACCCAACTCTTCCGCCACGCTGACGATCAAGTCATGAGTCAGTGGCCGCGGAGGTTGATAACCTTCTTTAACGCGCCGATCGATGTTCGTGGCCTCGAAGATCCCGATCAAGATCGGGAACTGTCGTTCCCCGTCGACTTCTTGAAGGTAGATCACCTGGTTGTCACTAATCTCGCTGATAATGATCCGCGCTAGCTGCATTTGCACGGGCATCGCTGGGCTCTTGTCAATAGATGGAAAAGAAGGTTTTTAAAACACAGCTGACCAGTATAAACGAATTGGGTGGCCTGTCGCAGCGCCCAGCAACGACAGCCCCCAGCGGTTGTCGTCAAACGCGCTAGCGACCGGTTCCCGCGCGCACTAAAAAACCGCGTCCATGCATGGGGCATGTCCGCGGTTGTTCATTGCACGCTGTAGCTAAAAAGGCAGCGTTTGATTTACGACTTGGAAGCGGCCAAAGCTCGTAGTTCTTCCAATTCAACCGAGAGGCGGTGCCGTAGAGGACTTTCACAACGTAGTTCATCGAGCAACTCTTCCGCTTTATCGAAAGTTTCCTCATTGCGTTCTGGGCTACTGATTAGTCGTCGAAAACTTTTTTCCACCTGTGATTCGGTCAGCAAGATTCTCTCCTTTGTGTGATCGCCAGTCAGCGGCTTCCATCGCGGCACTTGCCAAGCCAGTGCCCGCCATTGAACGATGGTCGCGCGACTATTAGTTGTACTTTCATTCTAGGCTCATCCCCATCCGCGCCAACCCTAATACTGCTGGGAACCCGTCCTCCGTGTCGCTCTGCTCGCGCTTGATATCCGTCAGTGATGACGTAGGGTTGCCGACGCATGGTTTTTTCGCTGCTTAGACTTGATTTCATACGCCACCGCACGACAGCTGCACGATGTTTCACTTTGTAACGGTTTTTTTGGGCCTCTCGATGTGCCTGTTGGTTGCAACCCAATTGGGTGGTTTCGTGTTGTCGCAGTATCACACGGCAATCGAACGGCGGTTGCGAGCTCGTTTGATTCGCCGCGAACAAGAACAGCGTGAAACCTTATTGGAACGCAAGACGGTGCAAGCCGCCACAGCATGTGTGGCTTGGACCGGCTGGAAACGCATGCTGGTCTGCGAACTGAAGGATGAATCGGCCGACTGCCGTTCCTATTACTTAACATTGCCCGACCACGCTCCTTTGCCGCCCTTTCGCCCTGGCCAATTCATTACCGTGGGGTATCGAGAAAGCCCGAACGCGCCGATCGTTTCGCGTTGCTACAGTTTGTCCGATGCGCCCGATCCGCGGTATTGGCGGATCACGGTCAAACGTGTAGCCGACGGAGTGTTGAGCAATCGTCTGCACGACTCGCTGCAAGCCGGCGACAGCCTGTTGGTCCGCGCCCCGATGGGCAAGTTCGTCCCCTCCCTGCTCGACGATCGACCGCTGGTGCTGATCGCCGCCGGCGTCGGCATCACACCAATGGTGGCGATGATCCGTTACTGCATTACCTGGCATCCTCTCCGCCCCCTGTTTCTGTACTACCAACTGCGCGACGGCGGCCATGCGCCATTCCTACAAGAACTGAAACGTTGGGAAGCGAAACATGCTCCGCTGCAGGTGATCACTTGCCTGAGTCAACCGCGTCAGGGCGACCGTGGCAATTTGCGCGGACGCATTACCGCTCGTACGGTGCTGCAAAACGATACGCTGCTGGACGGTCAGTTTCTGATTTGTGGACCGGACTCCTTCATGCGTTCGATCCGTCGGGACCTGATCGCCGGCGGCATCCCCAGCGATGCCGTGTTGATGGAATCGTTCGGATCGGCAAAACCAGCCAAACCTGTAAACCCCGCCAGCGCGGCAACCCCAACCGCTGCCCCACCTGGAGACGCCGCGTCCACCCACGTCGTATTCCAACGTTCCGGAGCAAGCGGCACATGGAGTGATCCCGACGAATCCCTCTTGGACGTGGCCGAACGCGCCGGCGCTTCGATCGACAGTGGTTGTCGCGAAGGTCAATGTGGCGCCTGCGTGGTCAAAGTACTCAAAGGACAGGTGAAGTACCGACCCGATGCCTCCCCGGAACGTGGGCCGCTGGAAACTGACGAGGCGCTGGCCTGCATCGCCCAACCCAACGGCCCGCTGCAGCTCGACGCGTAGCCGAATTCGCCAGAGATTGGATGGTTCCCACGCTCTGGCGACTCGCCCTTCCGCTTCCCGCCACCCTGAATGCTAAAAACTTTCGCGACGTTTGCGCAGCACCGCCCGCGAACGGAACGTATTTCCGCCCGGCTTGCCCCGACGGAAGCGGACCGATGTTTCGAAGCGAGCGTAGCGATGAGGGACGAGGGACGGTGTGCAAAGCCTGGCGACTTCGGTTACGGTTCACCGATTGCTTCCAACCGCTCGGCGACGCCCGGAATCAACCGCGCGGCATTGTCGCGATAAATTTTCCGCAGAACTTCAACGGGCAAGTGCACGCCATAGATCCGCCACAGCCCTTGCGGTGGGAAGGCCTTCTCGCTGTACGGGAAATACTCGTCGCGAGTTTCAAAGAAACGCCAATAGTATCGCACGCGGACTTCGGGCCACGGTCCATCGGTCCCAAACACTACGCGGTCGGCATAACGAATCAGAAAATCCCGAGCCGAGTAGGGTTGGCGGCCCAGTTCATTGATGCGGGAAGCGGGATCGACGGACAGGTTGGGGTAGCGATCCAACCATTCAGCGACTCGCGTCAAGTCCTCGCCACTACTGCCCAAGTGCGCGGCGATAAACTGGGTTTTAGGATGCCGTTCGATCACTCGATTGCGAGCGGCGAACAATTCTTTGCGACTGGGAAAGTCATCTCCCGGTTCGTCGTTGTAAAAACTCCAATCCGGATGCCGGCTAAGTTCTTCCCAGCGTTCGTTGGTGCGATCGATGGGTTGAAAGAAGGCTAGCGGATCCGCCGTATGAATGAGCACGGGCAGGCCCAGCTCTCCACAAGTCTTCCAGATCACGTCCCACCGCGGGTCATCGATCTTGATCAACTCTCCATTCGAATCGCGATATCCCAATCCAAACCGTTTAAAGATCTTTAAGCCGCTAATCCCGAGCTGCTTGGCTTCGATCAGTTTTTCGGCCGTACGTTCGGCGAAACCGGGACGCTGACAGGCCCAGCTTCGCGGATCGTCGGCATCTCCGTCGCCCTGCCAATCGATGTTGGCAAACACCACAAAGCGATCGCGATGCTCTTTCCATAGAAAAGCGATGTGTTCATCCAGTTGAGACCCGAGTCGTCCGTCCAACGAACAGCAGACGGCGATGCGATTGCGATCCATCAAGTCCACGTAGTCCGCCAACGCTTGGCGATTATGCCGCTGCTTGTAAAAGAAATGCGTGTGGACATCGACGGTCCAGTACCGCGCCTGCGCGACGTCCGTCTTGTTGCCACGCAACAGCGAACGCGGCCGGAATTCGCGGAGCAGCAACTCGCGTCCGTCTTGTCCATCGAGCAGCGGCGGTTCCCCCGCAGCCGGTACGGTATCCTGCCCCCAACCGGTTGCCATCATCGCCAACAAAACCACCAACATCCCCGTAGCCGAAGTCGCCAGAC from Roseimaritima ulvae includes these protein-coding regions:
- a CDS encoding bifunctional nuclease family protein; protein product: MPVQMQLARIIISEISDNQVIYLQEVDGERQFPILIGIFEATNIDRRVKEGYQPPRPLTHDLIVSVAEELGAELDSVVISDLHEHTYFAQLRLKKDGEIIEIDARPSDAIAVAVTFDPPLPIFVNEEVLEQATASE
- a CDS encoding 2Fe-2S iron-sulfur cluster-binding protein translates to MFHFVTVFLGLSMCLLVATQLGGFVLSQYHTAIERRLRARLIRREQEQRETLLERKTVQAATACVAWTGWKRMLVCELKDESADCRSYYLTLPDHAPLPPFRPGQFITVGYRESPNAPIVSRCYSLSDAPDPRYWRITVKRVADGVLSNRLHDSLQAGDSLLVRAPMGKFVPSLLDDRPLVLIAAGVGITPMVAMIRYCITWHPLRPLFLYYQLRDGGHAPFLQELKRWEAKHAPLQVITCLSQPRQGDRGNLRGRITARTVLQNDTLLDGQFLICGPDSFMRSIRRDLIAGGIPSDAVLMESFGSAKPAKPVNPASAATPTAAPPGDAASTHVVFQRSGASGTWSDPDESLLDVAERAGASIDSGCREGQCGACVVKVLKGQVKYRPDASPERGPLETDEALACIAQPNGPLQLDA
- a CDS encoding amidohydrolase family protein, which encodes MMATGWGQDTVPAAGEPPLLDGQDGRELLLREFRPRSLLRGNKTDVAQARYWTVDVHTHFFYKQRHNRQALADYVDLMDRNRIAVCCSLDGRLGSQLDEHIAFLWKEHRDRFVVFANIDWQGDGDADDPRSWACQRPGFAERTAEKLIEAKQLGISGLKIFKRFGLGYRDSNGELIKIDDPRWDVIWKTCGELGLPVLIHTADPLAFFQPIDRTNERWEELSRHPDWSFYNDEPGDDFPSRKELFAARNRVIERHPKTQFIAAHLGSSGEDLTRVAEWLDRYPNLSVDPASRINELGRQPYSARDFLIRYADRVVFGTDGPWPEVRVRYYWRFFETRDEYFPYSEKAFPPQGLWRIYGVHLPVEVLRKIYRDNAARLIPGVAERLEAIGEP